The sequence TTGAATACTTGAACCCATCAGATAATGTTGCACACTCCGAGCAATAGCTTGCAACTCTAAGTTTGTCAACTTCCAACTTGTATAACTCAGTGTCCACGATAAATTTTTTCTTCATGGGAAGATTAGCACATTTTTGATGAAGAAGGAAGCAACATTTCTCACAAACAAAGACGGAGTCAAATCCAACCGGATCTCTACATGCTTCACATCTTATCCACTCATAAAGGATATTGCCCTTGTGTAACTTTAAAGGGTGTTCGACATGACTAACATGACTGATCAAGCCATCACTCACCACCTTGTATGGTGTCACATCTTCTATAACATATGGAATCCCTTCTAACTCTACACCATCCCATACATCACGCTCTATTGCACATCTGGAATGAACTGCATAGTTTGGGCAAACAAAGCAAGAATAAGCCCCATGGTGTTGGCTTATACTTCGGTGACAAACTCCACATTTTGAATAATCAGGACCAATATGATAAGTGAAAGAAATGCGGTGATCATGACGATTGATGCTGATGACACGGGGCAAGCCAATACACATTCCATGGACAACAAAATCACACTGGTGACATATATATGATCCATGATAGTATTTTGTGTCGCGTTTCAGCCCACAAACATCACAAGCATATAAGATTCTCTTAGATATGCGAATAAGTTGATGTTGGTGGGTTTTCATATCCTCAACAACAAGGGGAGGTGGTCTTCTGGTGCAGCGAAGGCAAGAGGTAAAATCACAAATGAAACAATGATAACATACATTTCTTGGGTAGTTTGCACATAAAATACAAGTCTTCTCGGCATCATCAGTAAGTGCATCAAAAGCGATTAACTTGAGAGGATGATTCGAATGACAAGGATGATTTACCTCTTGTGAGAAACGGACGCATTCCACGTGGAAGTATACATTGCATTCAATACATAAATAGAACAGTCCATAATTAGACTCCTTACATACCCCACAAGAAGCTGACACCTCGTATCCATTGACGATAAGTGGATGGCTATGACACAAGGGATGTTCGATAACTTGTGGCCATGGATTCATCCCACAAGCTATATCCACCGTGATTTTACATGTAAAGCAAGTATAACGCAGAGGCGGTAGATGTCCCCTACACAAAACACATTGATCTGACGAGTCATCATAATTGTTGAGCATGAGAGGATGCTGGGGGTGGGAAGGATGGTTGATCTCCAATGGAGCTTCCGTACATTCTTTATGTAACCAAATCGAACAGCCAAATTTATTGCAGAAATAAACACCGTACATATTGTCAGTTGTCTGGCAGCCACTGCATCTATGTGAATATGATCCATCAATAGTAAACCGAGCTGAATAGGAAAGGGGATGCTCGTGAATGTGTGGTTTATATATTGTTGTCGTTGTATCCATGTGTGAATCAATATGTATGCGAATTAAAGAAGGTTGGTAGATGAGGTGAAAAAAATAGGAATCGGAAGACCTCATTTTATGTGTATTTGTTGACTTATAATAAGTGTTAACATCGAGAAGAATTTTTTAAGAACTTATCTTTGCAGATAAACAAAGAATCACGTTCTGCCTTCGAAATACGGTAATGGCCTA comes from Brassica rapa cultivar Chiifu-401-42 chromosome A02, CAAS_Brap_v3.01, whole genome shotgun sequence and encodes:
- the LOC103851534 gene encoding uncharacterized protein LOC103851534, translated to MRSSDSYFFHLIYQPSLIRIHIDSHMDTTTTIYKPHIHEHPLSYSARFTIDGSYSHRCSGCQTTDNMYGVYFCNKFGCSIWLHKECTEAPLEINHPSHPQHPLMLNNYDDSSDQCVLCRGHLPPLRYTCFTCKITVDIACGMNPWPQVIEHPLCHSHPLIVNGYEVSASCGVCKESNYGLFYLCIECNVYFHVECVRFSQEVNHPCHSNHPLKLIAFDALTDDAEKTCILCANYPRNVCYHCFICDFTSCLRCTRRPPPLVVEDMKTHQHQLIRISKRILYACDVCGLKRDTKYYHGSYICHQCDFVVHGMCIGLPRVISINRHDHRISFTYHIGPDYSKCGVCHRSISQHHGAYSCFVCPNYAVHSRCAIERDVWDGVELEGIPYVIEDVTPYKVVSDGLISHVSHVEHPLKLHKGNILYEWIRCEACRDPVGFDSVFVCEKCCFLLHQKCANLPMKKKFIVDTELYKLEVDKLRVASYCSECATLSDGFKYSSHDENRKVDVRCFSLSEPFVHAGHSHLLYFRKAYYRRSICDACMKMSNSRFTLDCEDCRFNLCFFCATLPLRTWHRTDEHPLILCCDKKAGGQSWCDICERQLNPMLWFYTCSSCEVAIHAECVIGDISRINPGSTIEFGGPELGWRNKIFEVVPNNQSTRPLCTKCRSRCKFSIFLKEKNKASRYFCSSNCVYFYFN